In Streptomyces sp. NBC_00704, a genomic segment contains:
- the rplM gene encoding 50S ribosomal protein L13: MRTYSPKPGDVTRQWHVIDAQDIVLGRLATTAASLLRGKHKPIYAPHVDTGDFVIIINADKVHLSGNKRTQKMAYRHSGYPGGLRSVRYDDLLANNPEKAVEKAVKGMLPKNTLGRQMLSKLKVYKGDVHPHAAQQPVPFEITQVAQ; encoded by the coding sequence GTGCGTACGTACAGCCCCAAGCCCGGCGATGTGACGCGCCAGTGGCACGTCATCGACGCTCAGGACATCGTCCTGGGCCGTCTCGCCACCACTGCCGCGTCCCTTCTGCGGGGCAAGCACAAGCCGATCTACGCGCCCCACGTCGACACCGGTGACTTCGTCATCATCATCAACGCCGACAAGGTGCACCTCTCCGGCAACAAGCGGACCCAGAAGATGGCCTACCGCCACTCCGGGTACCCGGGCGGTCTGCGCTCCGTGCGCTACGACGACCTCCTCGCGAACAACCCGGAGAAGGCCGTCGAGAAGGCCGTCAAGGGCATGCTCCCCAAGAACACGCTCGGCCGTCAGATGCTCTCGAAGCTGAAGGTCTACAAGGGTGACGTGCACCCGCACGCGGCGCAGCAGCCCGTGCCGTTCGAAATCACCCAGGTCGCGCAGTAA
- the rpsI gene encoding 30S ribosomal protein S9 translates to MAETTAEQPLEETELVDIESYTTESEVPVEGEYTSESLASRFGEAQPAAGLGRRKNAIARVRIVPGSGKWKINGRTLEDYFPNKVHQQEVNEPFKVLELDNRYDVIARISGGGVSGQAGALRLGVARALNEADVDNNRGTLKKAGFLTRDDRAVERKKAGLKKARKAPQYSKR, encoded by the coding sequence GTGGCCGAGACCACTGCCGAGCAGCCGCTCGAAGAGACCGAGCTCGTCGACATCGAGAGCTACACCACCGAGTCCGAGGTCCCCGTCGAGGGCGAGTACACCTCGGAGTCCCTGGCGTCCCGCTTCGGCGAGGCCCAGCCCGCGGCCGGCCTGGGCCGCCGCAAGAACGCCATCGCCCGCGTCCGGATCGTTCCGGGCTCCGGGAAGTGGAAGATCAACGGTCGCACCCTCGAGGACTACTTCCCGAACAAGGTGCACCAGCAGGAAGTCAACGAGCCCTTCAAGGTGCTCGAGCTCGACAACCGCTACGACGTCATCGCCCGCATCTCGGGTGGCGGCGTCTCCGGTCAGGCCGGTGCGCTCCGTCTCGGTGTCGCCCGCGCGCTGAACGAGGCCGACGTCGACAACAACCGCGGCACCCTCAAGAAGGCCGGCTTCCTCACGCGTGACGACCGCGCGGTCGAGCGCAAGAAGGCCGGTCTCAAGAAGGCCCGCAAGGCCCCGCAGTACAGCAAGCGCTAA
- the glmM gene encoding phosphoglucosamine mutase, translating to MGRLFGTDGVRGVANADLTAEMALGLSVAAAHVLAEAGTFEGHRPVAVVGRDPRASGEFLEAAVVAGLASAGVDVLKVGVLPTPAVAYLTGVLGADLGVMLSASHNAMPDNGVKFFARGGHKLADELEGRIESVYEEHRTGAPWDRPTGSGVGRVRSYSEGFDRYVAHLIAVLPNRLDGLKIVLDEAHGAAARVSPEAFTRAGAEIVTIGAEPDGLNINDGCGSTHLDKLKAAVLEHGADLGIAHDGDADRCLAVDHTGEEIDGDQILAVLALSMRERGVLRSDTVVATVMSNLGFKLAMEREGIQLVRAAVGDRYVLEEMKQHGYALGGEQSGHVIILDHATTGDGTLTGLMLAARVAQSGRSLRELASVMERLPQVLINVPDVDRSRVGQSAELAAAVGEAERELGSTGRVLLRPSGTEPLVRVMVEAADIDQARAVAGRLADAVKSALG from the coding sequence GTGGGACGACTCTTCGGCACGGACGGCGTGCGCGGTGTCGCCAACGCGGATCTGACGGCGGAGATGGCCCTCGGCCTCTCGGTCGCGGCCGCGCACGTGCTGGCCGAGGCGGGGACGTTCGAGGGGCACCGACCGGTGGCCGTCGTCGGGCGGGACCCGCGTGCGTCCGGGGAGTTCCTGGAGGCCGCCGTGGTGGCCGGTCTGGCGAGCGCGGGCGTGGACGTGCTGAAGGTCGGCGTGCTGCCCACGCCCGCCGTCGCGTACCTCACCGGCGTGCTCGGCGCGGACCTCGGCGTGATGCTCTCCGCCAGCCACAACGCCATGCCCGACAACGGCGTCAAGTTCTTCGCCCGCGGCGGCCACAAGCTGGCCGACGAGCTGGAGGGCCGGATCGAGTCCGTCTACGAGGAGCACCGCACCGGCGCTCCCTGGGACCGGCCGACCGGCAGCGGCGTCGGTCGCGTGCGTTCGTACAGCGAGGGCTTCGACCGCTACGTCGCCCACCTCATCGCCGTCCTGCCGAACCGGCTCGACGGGCTGAAGATCGTCCTGGACGAGGCGCACGGCGCGGCCGCACGGGTCTCGCCCGAGGCGTTCACGCGGGCCGGCGCCGAGATCGTGACCATCGGGGCCGAGCCGGACGGGCTCAACATCAACGACGGGTGCGGCTCGACCCACCTGGACAAGCTCAAGGCCGCCGTCCTCGAGCACGGGGCCGACCTCGGCATCGCGCACGACGGGGACGCGGACCGGTGCCTCGCCGTGGACCACACGGGCGAGGAGATCGACGGCGACCAGATCCTCGCCGTGCTGGCCCTGTCGATGCGGGAGCGGGGCGTGCTGCGCTCGGACACCGTTGTCGCGACCGTCATGTCCAACCTGGGCTTCAAGCTCGCCATGGAGCGCGAGGGCATCCAGCTGGTGCGGGCCGCCGTCGGCGACCGGTACGTCCTGGAGGAGATGAAGCAGCACGGCTACGCGCTGGGCGGCGAGCAGTCCGGGCACGTGATCATCCTCGACCACGCGACGACCGGCGACGGCACGCTGACCGGGCTGATGCTGGCGGCCCGCGTCGCCCAGAGCGGACGCTCGCTGCGGGAGCTGGCCTCGGTGATGGAGCGGCTGCCGCAGGTGCTGATCAACGTTCCGGACGTCGACAGGTCCCGGGTCGGGCAGTCGGCCGAGCTCGCGGCCGCCGTCGGTGAGGCGGAGCGGGAGCTGGGGTCCACCGGCCGGGTGCTGCTGCGGCCCTCCGGGACCGAGCCGCTGGTGCGGGTGATGGTCGAGGCGGCCGACATCGACCAGGCCCGCGCCGTCGCCGGCCGGCTCGCGGACGCCGTGAAGTCGGCGCTGGGCTAG
- a CDS encoding DUF389 domain-containing protein encodes MLHLRLITPTDTTESAVRLIEKTVGTAHVVVLPGAARNPAGDVVLCDVAREAGDELLSGLQELGLDKSGSIAVENIDLSLSLRAEKAEKEAPGEGADAVLWEHMTDATHEESTLSVTYLMFITLATMIAACGVVLDNAVLIVGAMAVGPEFGPLAGISTSIVQRTPRLALRSLIALLTGFAAAMAVTVGFSLFMDAIDLFSRAQLEGDRPQTGFVYAPDPFSFIVALLAGVAGTLSLTSAKSGALVGVAISVTTVPAAANAAVALSYGDTRQTWGSTQQLLLNLLGIVLAGTLTLLAQKWLWSRRRPLTRAA; translated from the coding sequence ATGCTTCACCTGCGCCTGATCACCCCGACGGACACGACCGAGTCCGCGGTCCGGCTTATCGAGAAGACCGTCGGCACCGCGCACGTCGTCGTGCTGCCGGGGGCGGCCCGCAACCCGGCGGGCGACGTCGTCCTGTGCGACGTGGCGCGCGAGGCGGGAGACGAACTCCTCAGCGGCCTCCAGGAGTTGGGCCTGGACAAGTCCGGCTCGATCGCCGTGGAGAACATCGACCTGTCGCTCTCCCTGCGCGCCGAGAAGGCCGAGAAGGAGGCGCCGGGCGAGGGCGCGGACGCGGTCCTGTGGGAGCACATGACCGACGCCACCCACGAGGAGTCGACGCTCTCCGTCACCTACCTCATGTTCATCACGCTGGCCACGATGATCGCGGCCTGCGGCGTGGTCCTCGACAACGCGGTCCTCATCGTGGGGGCGATGGCGGTGGGCCCGGAGTTCGGCCCGCTGGCCGGCATCTCCACGTCGATCGTGCAGCGGACGCCCCGGCTGGCCCTGCGCTCGCTGATCGCCCTGCTGACCGGCTTCGCGGCGGCGATGGCGGTGACCGTCGGCTTCAGCCTGTTCATGGACGCGATCGATCTGTTCAGCAGGGCCCAACTGGAGGGCGACCGCCCCCAGACCGGCTTCGTCTACGCGCCGGACCCCTTCTCCTTCATCGTCGCCCTGCTGGCGGGCGTCGCCGGCACCCTCTCCCTGACGTCGGCGAAGTCCGGCGCGCTGGTGGGCGTCGCCATCTCGGTGACGACGGTCCCGGCGGCGGCGAACGCGGCCGTGGCCCTCAGCTACGGCGACACCCGCCAGACCTGGGGCTCCACGCAGCAGCTCCTGCTGAACCTCCTGGGCATCGTCCTGGCGGGCACCCTGACCCTGCTGGCCCAGAAATGGCTCTGGTCGCGACGGCGCCCCCTGACCAGAGCGGCCTGA
- the coaA gene encoding type I pantothenate kinase yields MPRSAHRHRPEATPYLDLTRSEWSALREKTPLPLTAEEVEKLRGLGDVIDLDEVRDIYLPLSRLLNLYVGATDGLRGALNTFLGEQGSQSGTPFVIGVAGSVAVGKSTVARLLQALLSRWPEHPRVELVTTDGFLLPTRELEARGLMSRKGFPESYDRRALTRFVADIKAGKAEVTAPVYSHLIYDIVPDRRLTVRRPDILIVEGLNVLQPALPGKDGRTRVGLADYFDFSVYVDASAEDIERWYLNRFRKLRRTAFQNPDSYFRKYTQVSEEEAVDYARGLWRTINKPNLVENIAPTRGRATLVVRKGQDHKVRRLSLRKL; encoded by the coding sequence ATGCCCCGGAGCGCCCACCGGCACAGGCCGGAGGCGACTCCCTACCTCGACCTCACCCGAAGCGAGTGGAGCGCGCTGCGCGAGAAGACCCCGCTGCCGCTGACGGCCGAGGAGGTCGAGAAGCTGCGCGGCCTCGGCGACGTCATCGACCTCGACGAGGTGCGTGACATCTACCTCCCGCTGTCCCGCCTGCTCAACCTCTACGTCGGCGCGACGGACGGCCTGCGCGGCGCGCTCAACACCTTCCTCGGCGAACAGGGCTCGCAGTCCGGCACCCCGTTCGTGATAGGCGTCGCGGGCTCCGTGGCCGTGGGCAAGTCGACCGTCGCCCGCCTCCTCCAGGCGCTGCTCTCGCGCTGGCCCGAGCACCCGCGCGTGGAGCTGGTCACCACGGACGGCTTCCTGCTCCCGACCCGGGAACTGGAGGCCCGCGGGCTGATGTCCCGCAAGGGCTTCCCCGAGTCCTACGACCGGCGGGCCCTGACCCGTTTCGTCGCCGACATCAAGGCGGGCAAGGCCGAGGTCACGGCTCCCGTGTACTCCCACCTGATCTACGACATCGTGCCGGACCGCAGACTCACCGTCCGCCGCCCCGACATCCTCATCGTCGAGGGCCTGAACGTCCTTCAGCCCGCGCTCCCCGGCAAGGACGGCCGCACCCGCGTCGGCCTCGCCGACTACTTCGACTTCAGCGTGTACGTCGACGCGAGCGCCGAGGACATCGAGCGCTGGTACCTCAACCGGTTCCGCAAACTGCGCCGGACCGCCTTCCAGAACCCGGACTCGTACTTCAGGAAGTACACCCAGGTCTCCGAGGAGGAGGCCGTCGACTACGCCCGCGGCCTCTGGCGCACCATCAACAAGCCCAACCTGGTGGAGAACATCGCCCCCACCCGCGGCCGCGCCACCCTCGTGGTCCGCAAGGGCCAGGACCACAAGGTACGGCGCCTGAGTCTGCGCAAACTCTGA
- the glmS gene encoding glutamine--fructose-6-phosphate transaminase (isomerizing) — protein MCGIVGYVGSQSALDVVMAGLKRLEYRGYDSAGVAVAADGGLAAAKRAGKLVNLEKELTERPLPAGTTGIGHTRWATHGAPTDGNAHPHLDNAGRVAVVHNGIIENFALLRAELAGRGHTLASETDTEVVAHLLAEEFSATADLAEAMRLVCRRLEGAFTLVAVHADEPDVVVGARRNSPLVVGVGEGEAFLASDVAAFIAHTRSAIELGQDQVVELRRDGVTVTGFDGSAADVRSYHVDWDASAAEKGGYDYFMLKEIAEQPKAVADTLLGRVDASGALTLDEVRIPAAELREVDKVVIVACGTAFHAGLIAKYAIEHWARIPCEVELASEFRYRDPILDSRSLVIAVSQSGETMDTLMALRHAREQGSKVLAICNTNGSTIPRESDAVLYTHAGPEVAVASTKAFLTQLVACYLVALYLAQVRGAKWADEIRAVVRDLARMPGEVERVLETMEPVRELARSLAGKDTVLFLGRHVGHPVALEGALKLKELAYMHAEGFAAGELKHGPIALIEEDLPVVVVAPSPRGRSVLHDKIVSNIQEIRARGARTIVIAEEGDEEVVPYADHLVRVPVTPVLLQPLVVTVPLQVFACELATARGNEVDQPRNLAKSVTVE, from the coding sequence ATGTGCGGAATCGTGGGATACGTGGGGTCTCAGTCGGCGCTCGATGTCGTCATGGCCGGACTGAAGCGGCTGGAGTACCGGGGATACGACTCGGCGGGCGTCGCCGTGGCGGCCGACGGGGGGCTCGCCGCGGCGAAGAGGGCGGGCAAGCTCGTCAACCTGGAGAAGGAGCTGACGGAACGGCCGCTGCCGGCCGGGACGACCGGCATCGGGCACACCCGGTGGGCCACGCACGGCGCGCCGACGGACGGCAACGCCCACCCCCATCTCGACAACGCCGGCCGGGTCGCCGTCGTGCACAACGGGATCATCGAGAACTTCGCCCTGCTGCGGGCCGAACTCGCCGGGCGGGGGCACACGTTGGCCTCCGAGACCGACACCGAGGTGGTGGCGCATCTGCTCGCCGAGGAGTTCTCGGCCACCGCCGACCTCGCCGAGGCCATGCGGCTGGTGTGCCGGCGGCTGGAGGGAGCGTTCACGCTGGTCGCGGTGCACGCCGACGAGCCGGACGTGGTGGTCGGCGCGCGCCGCAACTCGCCGCTGGTGGTGGGCGTCGGCGAGGGCGAGGCCTTCCTCGCCTCGGACGTCGCCGCGTTCATCGCCCACACGCGCTCGGCGATCGAGCTGGGGCAGGACCAGGTCGTCGAGCTGCGCCGGGACGGTGTGACGGTCACCGGGTTCGACGGATCAGCGGCCGACGTGCGCTCGTACCACGTCGACTGGGACGCCTCGGCCGCGGAGAAGGGCGGCTACGACTACTTCATGCTCAAGGAGATCGCCGAGCAGCCCAAGGCCGTGGCCGACACGCTGCTGGGCCGGGTCGACGCCTCCGGCGCGCTGACCCTCGACGAGGTGCGGATCCCGGCCGCCGAACTGCGGGAGGTGGACAAGGTCGTCATCGTCGCGTGCGGCACGGCCTTCCACGCGGGCCTCATCGCCAAGTACGCCATCGAGCACTGGGCGCGCATCCCGTGCGAGGTGGAGCTGGCCAGCGAGTTCCGCTACCGCGACCCGATCCTGGACTCACGGTCGCTCGTCATCGCCGTCTCGCAGTCCGGCGAGACCATGGACACCCTGATGGCGCTGCGGCACGCCCGCGAGCAGGGCTCCAAGGTGCTCGCCATCTGCAACACCAACGGGTCGACGATCCCCCGCGAGTCGGACGCCGTCCTCTACACGCACGCCGGGCCGGAGGTGGCCGTCGCGTCCACCAAGGCGTTCCTGACGCAGCTGGTGGCGTGCTACCTGGTCGCCCTCTATCTGGCGCAGGTCCGGGGCGCCAAGTGGGCGGACGAGATCCGGGCCGTCGTGCGGGACCTGGCGCGGATGCCCGGCGAGGTCGAGCGGGTGCTGGAGACGATGGAGCCGGTGCGGGAGCTGGCGCGCTCGCTCGCGGGGAAGGACACGGTGCTGTTCCTCGGGCGGCACGTGGGCCATCCCGTGGCGCTGGAGGGGGCGCTCAAGCTGAAGGAGCTGGCCTACATGCACGCGGAGGGGTTCGCGGCGGGGGAGCTGAAGCACGGGCCCATCGCGCTCATCGAGGAGGACCTGCCCGTCGTCGTGGTGGCGCCCTCGCCGCGCGGACGGTCCGTGCTGCACGACAAGATCGTGTCCAACATCCAGGAGATCCGGGCGCGCGGGGCGCGGACCATCGTGATCGCCGAGGAGGGGGACGAGGAGGTCGTGCCGTACGCCGACCATCTCGTGCGGGTCCCCGTCACGCCGGTGCTGCTCCAACCGCT